One Pangasianodon hypophthalmus isolate fPanHyp1 chromosome 7, fPanHyp1.pri, whole genome shotgun sequence genomic window, AAATAAATTAGTGAGCACATGAAGAAAAGtgcatttaaaatgaacttggttatatttcactgtatttaaCGTCTCTGGCTGAATTACAGAGAACACATCAGGTTCAGACTCGTCACAGacatatgcttttttttcttaataacgTTAATTAATGAATTCCtgaaacatgaaatattttcagatcTACACTTTCTGACTTCGACCTTCGACATGTGACGCTTTCTGCGCTGGTCTTTAAAGGTCGTAGAAACGTATAAATCTGTCACAGAAGTGGGTCTGTTTGATGTCACACCCGTAACACTGAGAAACTCtggtgtatttaaaaatatataaacgaATCCACAAGGTTTTAAGATTCGTCTGCGTCCTCGAGAAGCTAAATGACAACAGATTAATCCTAAGCTTGTCTCTGTGGCTGTGAGCGTAAATCTCACGTCTGTAACACTGGATTCACTCCAGCATTTTATTCGTCATTTCATCCAGTAGGAGAGAAACTAGCCCAGTGTTTTTCACACAGACTGttgtttttactttaaatgaaaCAGTATTTTCTCCAGAGGAATACAGGACAGCATTTCTCTCAGCCATGTAGAACGTTTCCGAGGCTCCAGTCAGTACCGAGAAATTATACGTAATGTGTTTAAATCTTACGTTAAGTGCAGGTATCCATCTGAATCATGTACTCAAGAGAAAGTCAAAAGGATCCTGCttttaaaatgaactaaaaaagtcattaaaaatgCGTAAAGTAAAGTTTGAACTGTTGAAATGAAGTTAAcgtcatgtgaaaagtaactttgCTCTAAAATTGTTATAAAAGGATTTTAGTTCTAAAGCAACTGCAGCATTTCGCCTGAGAAAATCATCCAATCATTCAGTCTGTCagtttgcaatatttaccaCTAGCTAGAACGTGAGCTGCTGCTCAGCTGAACCTGGCATCAGccagaaaaaatgtaaacttaGTTAAATACAGCCAGTTAATGTCGGAAATTTAGCGAAACTCAACaacacctcactacactttcTCATATTCGACAGAGATCACGTCTTCCAGTGCAGTGCATTGGCGAGCTACACTCATGAACCTGATCGGACGCTAATCTGAAATGATCGGACGCTAATCTGAAATGATCGGacgctaaactgaaatgatcgGGTGCTAATCTGAAATGATCGGGTGCTAATCTGAAATGATCGGACGCTAATCAGAGCCGGTGTGATGGATGTGTCGCGTACAGTCgctggctggatgagagaagaaatctctgagattttttttaacgagGATTTTGAAGGTCTGAATACAAATGTAAGGAGcaaactagtttttttttttttggaaatgttaaTAAATCCAAGTCCTCAATTTCAACACTCAActaaagtaaagtataaatgCACCAAATTAATATGTAACTATAGTAACAAAGTAAAATTCCTGAAGTGTTGTCCACCCCCTGGTGGCCGGCGTCTGTAATGACGCCTGAGACAGACTCCCGATAGCagaacaatattttatttaagtaattacacaatttaagtaattttatgaacaaacaaatatttattttctattttaaatgtgtgccaagaaaagagaaaaaaaataaaactactaaAAAGCTCTTTTCTGAGATCAGTTTTCCTGATTTCATTTTCAACACAGGAGAATAAACGCTGCTTTAAAACCCTCCGTAATTAACACAGCGTAATATCGTCACGTGTCTGATTGCGTTCTCACACTCGGGACTAGCTGAGAGTTACGGCTCTGCAAACACACAGTAAAGTGTAATAAATCATGTTGATTATGTGGGTCTGATGTAGCAGTGTGTCATTCCCACAGACGCTAACGTACGCTAGGagacgagagacagagagacgatAAACCTCCAGACTCTGTTCAGTCGAGTGCGTGAGtttaaaatcactgtaaaatGGCGAAATGTCACTTCAGTGCCATGTGCATCATCTGCACCGTGGTGTCCATCGTATCCGTGTCCATCCTCGTCGGTCTGTGGACGTACCAGTTTCTTTCATTTGCTGACCAAACCAGATCTCGGACTGAGGCGCCGGACAGCCGCTGTCTCCCGGAATGTCCGCTTCCCGTTTCTTACGATGTCACGTTATGGCCACGTCTCAAACCGACCAACGAAGGCCTCTACATCTTCACGGGAAACTCCACCGTGGTGTTCAAGTGTGTGAAGGAGACGGATCTGATCCTGATTCACGCCAACAAGCTGAACCTGACGGCTGACGCCACACTGAGCGCGCTCAATGGCTCTCCTGCACCGTCCATCACGTCCACGCAAACCATCAGCAAAACTCAGTATCTCGTTTTCCACCTGAGTGAGAAATTAAAAGCAGGAGAGTGGTACAAACTCCACACCGAGTTCGTAGGGGAACTCGCCGACGATCTGGGAGGATTCTACAGGAGCGAGTACGAAGTAAATGGAGTAAAGCAGTAAGTTTTTTCACTTCGATAAAGTCGTATAACGTGGCGATTCGGAGTCACGTGACACGTTTATGGTTTTTAATCCCTCGTGTTGGCTGTTTCATCTGGACAAATCTTACCATTTTTATAGCactactgtttatttttgccttaTAAACTGCTTACTTTTTCACGTTTGGACGTCTGGATTGGTCgattattatgtttttaaaatttggaTTTAATTAAACGTTTTAAAGCTCTGTACTGACGCTGATTGTTTTAGCTTCAAGGTTTTACCttcattacatacatgtgataataatgtagtgaaatgtttttccttagtgcctcaatatcatataacaatataataaattcagaatataatgaataaaatagaaaaataaaatagaatagaggTTTATCTCTTGTTTCTATTACTTTGTTAAAAATgtcttaatattttatttttatattacattttattttatatttttatttactcaatTATTAGATTACCCAAGTTTACAAttctactatttatttatttggatttacttcagcaaatgttttaaagctttaaagcagAAGAATCACAGAAACTCAACGCCAGGTTTGCAGAGGAACACGCTGATGATTTATCGCAggaaacagtttaaaaagtcatttaaaaaaaaaacagaaatctgtGTGAATCTAACTttagcttaattttttttttattgttgttattttttttattaataaataagaacaCGATGTCATGGACTTGTTTTAGTAAACAGTAATAGAGTCTCGATTGAGAAAAATCATTTGGTACAGAAGCAGTTTTTGGAAGCGCAGTCAGACGTCAGGATGCGACTGGGACGCGTGTAATCAGTAAATATTTCACCTTTTAAtgccaaaaacaggaagtgctgaGCTCAAGGTCGTGGGAATTGTTTCTGTTtgctctgtgtgcgtgtgtgtgtgtgtgtgtgtgtgtgtgtgcgtgtgtgtgtgtgagcacttcAGCAGCGTCAGCGTGAACGTGAACGTTCAGATATAAACACCATTGTGAAAAAagttccataaatgtttaacaaCGGTTTTGTCTTGAACAGGATCGTGGCCACCAGTCAGATccgcctcacacacacgtgtggaATTTTCCCGTGTTTCGACGAGCCGAAGACGAAACCTGTTTTCCACATCACACTCCTGCAGGAGCGAGGAACCGTCACCTCCTCCAACGCCGAGGAAATCGGTATCtaaacacactgtacatcaCTGTACTGAGCACGCAGTCGTCAAATACCGGAGGTTCAGGATCACAcaatatcaaacacacacttacacacacacctgcacacacaccttcacacacacaccttcacacacttacacacaccgtcacacactcacacacaccgtcacacactcacacacaccgtcacacacaccgtcacacacttacacacaccatcatcgtacacctatacacaccaacacactgtcacacactgtctgtgcgacacacactgacacacactgtcacGCACAcccacactgtcacacaccgtcacacaccatcatacacaCCATCAAATACCAcccacactgtcacacactgtcacacaccgtcacacaccatcatacacaccatcaaataccacacacactgtcacacaccgtcacacaccatcatacacaccatcaaataccacacacactgtcacacacttacacacaccatcatcgtacacctatacacaccaacacactgtcacacactgtctgtgcgacacacactgacacacactgtcacGCACAcccacactgtcacacaccgtcacacaccatcatacacaCCATCAAATACCAcccacactgtcacacactgtcacacaccgtcacacaccatcatacacaCCATCAAATACCAcccacactgtcacacaccgtcacacaccatcatacacaCCATCAAATACCAcccacactgtcacacaccgacacacaccatcatacaccaacacacaccatcaaataccacccacactgtcacacaccgacacacaccatcatacaccaacacacaccatcaaataccacccacactgtcacacaccgacacacaccatcatacaccaacacacaccatcaaataccactacactgtcacacacaattcacaaacacagactatctctaacacacaccatcagcCATAAACACTAACCCATagcatcaaacaccaacaaacaccaacgttctccatcaaacacaaacacccacatcCAACATTCACAATTACACACCAAAATTCTCAAGCTTTCTCTAAAACACCAGCAGTCCACATCcaacactaacgttctccatcaaacaccaacacacactaacgttctccatcaaacaccaacgcacactaacgttctccatcaaacaccaacacacactaacgttctccatcaaacaccaacgcacactaacgttctccatcaaacaccaacgcacactaacgttctccatcaaacaccaacacactctaacgttcaccatcaaacaccaacgcacactaacgttcaccatcaaacaccaa contains:
- the LOC113525599 gene encoding aminopeptidase Q produces the protein MFNNGFVLNRIVATSQIRLTHTCGIFPCFDEPKTKPVFHITLLQERGTVTSSNAEEIEKLNTSVDGTDVTMSRFEWTGMMSSDQLTLIITDGTNVQPTKTKRKRKFTPM